The following are encoded together in the Notolabrus celidotus isolate fNotCel1 chromosome 9, fNotCel1.pri, whole genome shotgun sequence genome:
- the LOC117819028 gene encoding interleukin-1 beta-like: protein MDSKMQCTVTQKWITKMPKGVDLELAHHPLKMKDVVNLIIAIERLKSGAEESLLSTEFRDENLLSMMMESIVEEKVVFERNVVPPHQFSRTGVHQCSVTDNEQRSLVLVRNSMELHAVMLQGGAENRKVHLNMSTYVHPAPSTEARTVALGIKDTNLFLSCHKEGEEATLHLEEIEDKDSLLRISSESDMVRFLFYKQDSGLDISTLVSVPYNNYYISTARENNKPVEMCLESAQRHKTFKIQRQS from the exons atggaCTCCAAGATGCAATGCACCGTAACCCAGAAGTGGATCACCAAGATGCCCAAAGGGGTGGACTTGGAGCTCGCCCATCATCCTCTTAAAATGAAGGACGTGGTCAACCTCATTATTGCCATAGAGAGGCTGAAGAGTGGTGCCGAAGAGTCGCTGCTGAGCACCGAGTTCAGAGATGAGAACCTTCTCAGCATGATGATGGAGAGCATTGTGGAAG AGAAAGTTGTGTTTGAGCGCAACGTCGTTCCACCACATCAGTTCAGCAGGACGGGCGTGCACCAGTGTAGCGTGACCGACAACGAGCAGAGGAGCTTAGTTCTGGTCCGAAACAGCATGGAGCTGCATGCAGTGATGCTGCAGGGAGGCGCAGAGAACCGTAAAG TTCACCTGAACATGTCGACCTACGTGCACCCTGCACCCAGCACTGAGGCCAGGACTGTGGCTCTGGGCATCAAGGACACTAATCTGTTCCTGTCCTGCCacaaggagggagaggaggccaCCTTGCATCTGGAG GAGATCGAGGATAAAGACAGTCTGCTGAGAATCAGCTCAGAGAGCGACATGGTGCGGTTTCTCTTCTACAAACAGGACAGCGGGCTGGACATCAGCACCCTGGTGTCTGTCCCCTACAATAACTATTACATCAGCACAGCAAGAGAAAACAACAAGCCGGTGGAAATGTGCCTGGAGAGCGCCCAACGCCACAAAACCTTCAAAATTCAGCGTCAGAGTTAG